The nucleotide window AAGCCGGCGTTTTCGAGGTAGACGGCCACGGCAATCTTGGGATTGTCGGCCGGGGCAAAGCCGACGAAGGCCGCGTGGTCGTCGCCCTCGTCGTTTTCTACGGTGCCGGTTTTGCCGGCCACGGTAATGCCCACGTCGGCCAGGCTGGAGGCATCGGCGGTGCCGCCGCGCTGCATGACGGCCACCATGCCCGGAATGAGGGCCGCGAAGTTGGCGCTGTCGATAAGGGTGTGGCGCTTCTTGGTGAAGCGGGGTAGAGGGCCATTTTCGCCAATACCGCGCACCAGGTGGGGCGGGTAGTACCAGCCCCGGTTGGCAATGATGGCGGCCATATTCGCCATTTGCAGGCCCGTCAGATTGATTTCGCCCTGGCCGATGCTGAGCGAGTAGATGGAGCGGTAGGTCCAGCCCCGGGTGCGGCGGGCCTTGTCGTAGTAGGCCGGGGTGGGCAGAAAGCCGGGCGCCTCGCGGGGCAAATCGACGCCCAGGACTGAGTCGAGGCCGAAGGAGCGGGCGTAGCGCCGCCACTGGGCCAGGTTGGCATGCCGGGCTCCGACAGTGTCCTGGGCCAGGGAGTCGGGCACGCAGTCGATGAGGCTCTGCATGACCTGGTAGAAGTAGGGGTTGCAGCTGTACTTGAGGCCCTTAGTGAGGCTGGTGGCGGGCTTGTGGTGGTGCACGCAGCTGACCAGCGACTGGTCGCAGCGGAAGGCCGAGCCGGGCGTAATGGCGTTCATCTGCAGGGCAATGGCGGCATTCACGAGCTTAAAGACCGAGCCGGGTGGGTTGGCCAGCATGGCGGGGCGGTTGAGCAGGGGCATATCCTCGTGCTCCAAAAGCTCGGCGCGGATGCCGGCCTGGTCGGGCGCGGTGAGGGTGGCGGCCGGGTACACGGGAGCCGAGACGTAGGCCAGGATTTCGCCGGTGCGCGGGTCGAGGGCCACGAGGTAGCCGCGGCGGTTGCCGAGCAGCTTCTCGGCGTAGGCCTGCAGCTTGGTGTCGATGGTCAGGTGCAGGTCCTGGCCCTGCTGGAAGGTGGTGTCCTTGGCCCAGGTGCCGTGCTGCTGCCCCTTGGCATCGAGCAAGGGGTGGAGGTAGCCGTGGCGGCCGGTGAGCAGGCCGTTGTAGTAGGCCTCGACGCCGCCGTTGCGCAGGCGGTAAAACCGGCCGCGGCGGTAGCGCTTGGCCTGGCGGAAGAATGCCTGGGCCTCGATGCTGCGGTAGCCCAGCACGGCGGCCCCGGCGGGGGTGGTGTAGGTGCGGCTGTAGCGTTCGGTAAGGGTGAGCTGGGGCACGGTGGCGCTGCTGTCGCGGCGAATGCGCTCGGCTTCTTTCTTGGTCAGGCGCAGCTGCACGGCGAGGCCGTAGGCACCGGGATACGGCAGGGCCTCCTGGATGCGGCGGCGCACGGTGGTGGAGTCCCAGCCCAGCAGCTCGCCCAGGGCCAGGGTATCGAGGGCGCGGCGGGGAAGCTTGAGCAGGTAGTGCAGGCGGGTGTCGACCAGCACGGAATCGTGACGGTCGAGCAGGCGGCCCCGGATGAGGGAGTCGGCCACCACGACGCGGCGCGGGGTGTAGACTTCGCCGGTGCTGGGGTCTTTAACGGGGGCGCTGGTGGGCTGGTCGGGGGAAGAGCAGGCGGTGAAGGCCACTAGCAGGGCTAGCAGGGCATTTTTCCACCAGGGGGTAGCAGTGCGCATGGGGTAAAGCTAGGCAATTGCCGGGCTTTGGGGCGGGGCTTTTCGCCGAACGGGGCTGCTGGCCGATTGAAACAGCCCGAAAGGCCTTTTCGCACGGTGCTTCACGTACCGAAAAGAAGGAAACGGAATTTGGGGCCGGCAGTCTACTGCACGACTATGTTGGTGGCCTGGCGGGCGGTGAGGCGCCAGGCACCGCCTTGACGCACCCAGACGTCGGTGTAGCGGCGGGTGACGGTTTTGCCCGCGTGGGTGGTTTTCTTTTCGGGGGTCACGATTTCTCGGCCCATAGCTACGGCCACGTCGCCGGTGATAGTAATTTTCTCGATGACCCGCTCGAAGGTAGTGTAGTCGATTTTGCCGCTGCGCAGAAAGCCCAGTATTTGGGGGCGGGTCACGATTTGGTTGTCGGGGTTGTTGACTACGAATTCCGGGGCCCAGAGCTTCTTGAGGGCGGTGGTGTCGCCGCGGAGCACGGCCTGGCGCTCCTGCTGCTCGAGTTGGGTAATGGTGGCCGGGGTAGCTTGCTGGGCCTGTGCCTCGCCGGCCGGGCCCAGAACGAGGGTGAGAAGAACGAGGGAGACGGATGGGAGATGCATGGGACAGGTAGGTAAAGATTGAATATTACTAAATATATAAAAATGTGGATATAAATAGAGCGAGCGGAGCGGAGTAAAAAATGGGAAGGATGTAAGCGGTATCCAGGAAAACGCAAAAACGGCCTACTCGAGAAAAGGGGCCGTTTTTTGCGTTTTTGAGGAATATTAATGATGGCTATCATGCGGCCGTTACAGGCGATGTTTACTGTCTAGGTAATTGGCATGCGCCTATATGACGACTTACTTACAGTATAGTAATGATAAAATTCAGTGTTGGCACTGATTTGTTAAAGATCAAATGTCCAGTATTTAATGATTGAATTTACGATCATCATAATATTCATGCAACCGGTGATGGAACAGCAAGCTGCAAAAGGGTGGTTGAAGAATTTCAATGAGAAATTAGTGCTTATAACTAGTGTAGTTTCTACTCTTGCTACAATCGTAACTCAGGTTGTAAAAACATATAAAACAGGATTTAATGATGTTGGTATATTGATAGCTATTGATATCGTAAATCTTTTAATATTAGTGTATTTCTATCTGAAAATACAACCTGAGAAATTCATATGCCGATCTGAGTTGGAAAGAGAAAAGTTGGCAGAGATACTTCATATTTCTAAAAGTAAAGTTGATTTTAACATTGAGAGAGTTAACACTTTGGTTTCCCAAATTTGTTTCTCGATTGGCTTTTTTATAATATTTCTATCGTTCTTTTATCTTATACAAATTATTAAAGACTATAAAGATTTATGGGCAAACGTTGAGAGTGTTTTAAGTAATGCTGATTCTATTGAAGATTTATTTGACTCAAGTTCAAGGGGAGCTATTTATTTTATAGTAATAGAATTCTTTGAGAATTTTTTTAATATGATTAGCGCTGCGTTTGTTTATATATGTTTCAAAGTATTATATGATACAACCCTTGATGAAGAAAATCATCCTGTAATAAGCTATCATGGTACAGTGCTTTTGCTTTCTTTTTATTTCATTGCATATATATGGGTTATATTCAATGGTATCCCAGGATTGAATCTTAAATATTCATCACATATATTTAGGCTGTTGTGTGGTGTTTATAATGGCTTTGCAATGAGTTTGTTGTTTGGTAGGTTAACATCCATGGAATATTTCTTTAAATCAGACAAGCCGTTGATTAAGCAAAGCTTTATTAAGAGGTTTTATTATTATGGTGTTGTTTTTGTTCTTCCGTTGTATATATTAGCTCAGCCTATGTATGGAGTTTTTTATGCAACCGAATTTGGTAGCAATGTCGTATTCAAGTCATTGGTATTTACAATATGTTTTATTGGGAAGGCATTCTTCTTAGTCTTGCTACTTACTTATATTCGCAATAGATGGCTTCATGCCTATCTGCACAATGTCTTAGCGAATCAGTCTTTACCTAGAGGCATTTCTAATGATTTTGATGAAATAGTTGACTTGGATTAAATATTTAATGGTAACCTAAAGAGGGCGCTACTCTGACAAGGTAGCGCCCTCTTTAGGTTAGTGAGAAGATGAGTCACATATTCCCGCGGTACTGTCCACCGACTTCGAACAGCGCATTCGTAATCTGCCCCAAGGAGCAGTACTTCACGGTTTCCATCAGCTCGGCGAAGAGGTTGTCGTTCTGGATAGCGACTTGCTGAATCTGCTTGAGGCGGGTTTCGGTCTGGGCGGCGTGGCGGTTGTGCAGGATGTTGAGCAAAATAATACCCTTTTTGACATACATCCTTCGGTAAGTAGCATCAAACTGACTACCGCTTTCGGGTAAGCCGATACCCGGAGTAAGCATACTTGCCACTGCCGAGCTGGTCAGAGGTGTTGAGGTAGGTAATCCAGTAGTCCTGGCCGCTCTCGTAGCGCCAGGGGCCGGTTTCTTTGACCGAGGTGCTGTCCCGTATTACGAAGCGGTTATTTTCTTTAAGCTCTAGGGTGCAGGGGCGGCACTGGGGGTAGGCGGTCAGGTAATACAGGCCCACCTGGCTTAGGTCGGCCTCCCGCTGAGTTTGGTGCATTCGTACTCCGAGCCAGATAACCAGGGGTACCAGTATCAGGAGTTGAATTAAGCCCCGGCGTTTCGCACGGGTATTCTTCGCTTTGCTTAGTAGGAAGGCCGATCTGATTATAAGCAGAAAGGGAAGTGAGTAAATAAGAAAGTTTAGGAGCAGGGCGAAGTTGACCATGGGCTAGTACGGAATAGAGCTAATGGTCAAAACCCGTGAGGGCCCACTGATAGTAGGCTAGGCATACGACGCTTATGGTGAGCACCGAGAGTGTTCGGCGGGAAGCGAGCAGCCACTGACTGTCTCGGCGCAAGAATGAGGCGAGGAGCAAGCCTAGTCCGAGCCCGGCCAAGATGAAGGCAATGCAGCTGCCTTGGAGGTACTGCCACTTCCAGTGGGGCTGGGTCGTGTCCAAGTGGTTAGGGGCAATATAGGCATCCGGGTCACCCAGGAAGTCGACGGCATCAGCTGGTAATAATAGTAGTAGAGATAAGTAAAATAGGGCAGTGAGCGGCGCTAGAACTCGGTCTATAATTTTTAGCAGCATGAGGAATAGTGAAGTGTACTACTAGTGTGCTTAGGCTTGTGCCGGTATAGAATAAGTATTACCGGCAATACCGCTTCTGCAAAGCTGTGGCTTCTTCGACGCCATAGGTCGCAGCTTTAGCCAAGTCAACACAGCCAATAGCTGGCTGATTGCGCCTTTCGATAAAGTGCATTGCTTTGGACAAGTGGCCATAGCCAATTTCCTCGCGCAGCCTGCGTATGCTGTCCTGCTGCATCCAGTCACGTTGATTTGTTTTCTCAATCCGGGCCAACTGGCTCTGCAACTCAGCCAGGCGTAAGTCACTTGTTTCCGCAAAGCGTTGGTCATCCTCCATCATGGCGTAGGTATCGGCTAACTCGCTATACACTTTAGTGCGGTCGTGGTATAGCTTCAATGCCTGCTGGGAATCACGCTCGGCTGCGGAGTAATTTTTTAAGAGCGAATAGAGAAGTGCGCGTCGGCGATAATAATAGCCGACTTGGCCATTTAAGGCAATGGCTTTCGATAAGGATGCCTCGGCTTGGGTATAGTCTTGTTGTAGGCTGGATAGCCATAGCCACCCCAAGTCTAGGTTTGGATGGGTTTGCAGTAATGCTTTTAGTTGATCTATTCGAATAGCCTTATCCGGCGTTGAACCAGTGCTAACAGCAATGAGAGTTGTTTCCGTTAATGTGTTTAATAGATCAGGCGATTCGCTTAACGTCAGGGCTGCTTCCTCCAAAGGCTTTGCTTCGCTTACTTCGGATTTATCAACGTAATGAAAGCGGCGAACAGGGGAATGTTCTAAGGTTTGCTTTAGAACTGGCGATAATGCTGCCAACTGCTCCGTTATTCTTACCAAGGCGGCTTCTTTGGTAATTGGTGTAGTCGAAGGGGAAGGTGATGAACAGGCGGAGAATAGCAGAGCCATGAATAGTAGGCGGTAAGGTTTCATAATGAATTCATCAAAAAGGGCGCTACCTCAGCAAGGTAGCGCCCTTTTGAACTTAGTCCGACAGAGAAATTACATATTCCGGCGGTACTGCCCGCCAACCTCGAACAGCGCATTCGTAATCTGCCCCAGGGAGCAGTATTTCACCGTTTCCATAAGCTCGGCGAAGAGGTTGCCGTTAGCAATGGCGACTTGCTGCAGTTGCTTAAGGCGGGCTTCGGTCTGGTCGGCGTTGCGGGTGTGCAGGTTTTGCAGCATCTCAATCTGGTACTGCTTTTCCTCCTCGGTGGCCCGGATAACCTCGGCGGGTACCACCGTGGGCGAGCCTTTGGAGGAGAGGAAGGTATTCACGCCGATGATGGGATACTCGCCCGTGTGCTTGAGCATCTCGTAGTGCATGCTTTCCTCCTGAATCTTGCCGCGCTGGTACATGGTTTCCATGGCGCCCAGCACGCCGCCCCGCTCGGTGATGCGGTCAAACTCCATGAGCACGGCCTCTTCCACCAGATCGGTGAGCTCCTCGATGATAAAGGAACCCTGGAGCGGGTTTTCGTTTTTGGCCAGGCCCAGCTCCCGGTTGATGATGAGCTGAATGGCCATGGCCCGGCGCACCGATTCCTCGGTGGGCGTGGTGATGGCCTCGTCGTAGGCGTTGGTGTGCAGCGAGTTGCAGTTGTCGTAGATGGCGTAGAGGGCCTGCAGGGTGGTGCGGATATCGTTGAAGTCGATTTCCTGGGCGTGCAGGCTCCGGCCGCTGGTCTGGATATGGTACTTGAGCATCTGGCTCCGGGCGTCGGCGCCGTACTTGAGCTTCATGGCCTTGGCCCAGATGCGGCGCGCCACGCGGCCAATGACGGCGTACTCAGGGTCAATACCGTTGGAGAAGAAGAACGAGAGGTTGGGCGCGAAGTCGTTCACGCTCATGCCCCGGCTCACGTAGTACTCCACGAAGGTGAAGCCGTTGGAGAGGGTCAGGGCCAGCTGGGTGAGGGGGTTGGCACCAGCTTCGGCAATGTGGTAGCCCGAAATGGACACCGAGTAGAAGTTGCGGACCTTCTCCTTGATAAAGTACTCCTGCACGTCGCCCATCAGGCGCAGGGCAAACTCGGTGGAGAAGATGCAGGTGTTCTGGGCCTGGTCTTCCTTCAGGATGTCGGCCTGCACGGTGCCGCGCACCTGGCTGAGGGTGCGTTTCTTGATGGTTTCGTACACGTCGGCGGGCAGCACCTGGTCGCCGGTGACGCCGAGCAGCATCAGGCCCAGGCCGTCGTTGCCCTGGGGTAGCTCGCCCTGGTAGCGGGGGCGCTCCAGGCCTTTGTCGGCGTAGATCTGGTTTATCTTGGCTTCGACTTCGGCTTCCAGGCCCTGCTCTTTAATATAGAGCTCACACTGCTGGTCGATGGCGGCGTTCATGAAGAAGGCGGCCAGCTGGGCGGCGGGGCCGTTGATGGTCATCGACACCGAGGTGCTGGGGTTGGCCAGGTTGAAGCCCGAGTAAAGCTTCTTGGCGTCATCGAGGCAGGCGATACTCACGCCGGCGTTGCCGATTTTGCCGTAGATGTCGGGCCGCAGGTCGGGGTCCTCGCCGTAGAGCGTCACCGAGTCGAAGGCTGTGGAGAGGCGCTTGGCGGGCAAGCCCATGCTCACGTAGTGGAAGCGGCGGTTGGTGCGCTCGGGGCCGCCTTCGCCGGCAAACATGCGGGTCGGGTCTTCGCCTTCGCGCTTGAAGGGAAACACGCCGGCGGTGTAGGGAAACTCGCCGGGCACGTTTTCCTGGAGCTGCCAGCGCAGCAAATCACCCCAGGCCGTGTAGCGCGGCAGGCTGACTTTGGGAATCTGCTGGTTGGAGAGGCTGGTGGTGTGGGTCTGGATGCGGATTTCCTTGTCGCGCACCTTGAAGACGAACTCCGGGGCCTTGTAGGCGGCTACTTTTTGCGGCCAGGTTTCCAGGAGTTTCCAGTTCTGCCCGTCCAGCCGGAGTTTGACCTCCTCGAAGGTCCTCTCCAGGCCGGCCACGAGGCTTCCGGATTCGGATTCGTGGCCGCCGTTCCCGCTGCCAGGTCCTGCAGCGGCGTTTCCGACACTTTGGACGGCTCCGATGGCTTGCTTGATTCCGTAGAGCTGCTGAGCGGTGTCAGCTTGTTTGAGAACCCACTGGTCATATTGGCGGTTGGTTTCGGCGATTTCAGACAAATACCGCGTGCGGTGCGGCGGAATGATATAGATTTTCTCGGAGTCTTCCTTGGTGGTCGCCAATTGGGACGCAAACGGCACGCCCGTTTTGGTCTCAATCATGCTCAGGATGGCCCGGTAGAGGCGGTTCATGCCCGGGTCGTTGAATTGCGAGGCGATGGTGCCGAACACGGGCATCTCGTCCAGGGGCTGGTCCCAGTAGCCGTGGTTGCGCTGGTACTGCTTGCGCACGTCGCGCAGGGCGTCGAGGGCGCCGCGCTTGTCGAACTTGTTGAGGGCAATGACGTCGGCGAAGTCGAGCATGTCGATTTTCTCCAGCTGGGTGGCGGCCCCGTACTCGGGCGTCATCACGTAGAGGCTAGCATCGGAGTGCTCGATGATTTCGGTGTCGGATTGCCCGATGCCGGAGGTTTCGAGGATGATCAGGTCGAACTCGGCGGCCCGTACCACGTCGACGGCGTCCTGCACGTACTTGCTCAGGGCCAGGTTGCTCTGGCGGGTAGCCAGGCTGCGCATGTAGACCCGGGGCGAGTTGATGGAGTTCATCCGGATCCGGTCGCCGAGCAGAGCGCCGCCGGTTTTGCGCTTCGAGGGGTCCACGGAGATGATGGCAATGGTCTTCTCGGGGAAGTCCATCAGGAAGCGGCGCACCAGCTCATCCACCAGGCTCGACTTACCGGCGCCGCCGGTGCCGGTGATGCCCAGAATCGGGGTTTTGGTCACGGAAGAGTCGAGGCGCTGGTCGGAGCCGCCTTCGGCTTTTTGGAAATCGGCAATCAGCTG belongs to Hymenobacter cellulosilyticus and includes:
- a CDS encoding peptidoglycan D,D-transpeptidase FtsI family protein → MRTATPWWKNALLALLVAFTACSSPDQPTSAPVKDPSTGEVYTPRRVVVADSLIRGRLLDRHDSVLVDTRLHYLLKLPRRALDTLALGELLGWDSTTVRRRIQEALPYPGAYGLAVQLRLTKKEAERIRRDSSATVPQLTLTERYSRTYTTPAGAAVLGYRSIEAQAFFRQAKRYRRGRFYRLRNGGVEAYYNGLLTGRHGYLHPLLDAKGQQHGTWAKDTTFQQGQDLHLTIDTKLQAYAEKLLGNRRGYLVALDPRTGEILAYVSAPVYPAATLTAPDQAGIRAELLEHEDMPLLNRPAMLANPPGSVFKLVNAAIALQMNAITPGSAFRCDQSLVSCVHHHKPATSLTKGLKYSCNPYFYQVMQSLIDCVPDSLAQDTVGARHANLAQWRRYARSFGLDSVLGVDLPREAPGFLPTPAYYDKARRTRGWTYRSIYSLSIGQGEINLTGLQMANMAAIIANRGWYYPPHLVRGIGENGPLPRFTKKRHTLIDSANFAALIPGMVAVMQRGGTADASSLADVGITVAGKTGTVENDEGDDHAAFVGFAPADNPKIAVAVYLENAGFGATAAAPCAVMVMEKHLRGHIAPKRKRWEKRIQSRARHGY
- a CDS encoding nuclear transport factor 2 family protein, translated to MHLPSVSLVLLTLVLGPAGEAQAQQATPATITQLEQQERQAVLRGDTTALKKLWAPEFVVNNPDNQIVTRPQILGFLRSGKIDYTTFERVIEKITITGDVAVAMGREIVTPEKKTTHAGKTVTRRYTDVWVRQGGAWRLTARQATNIVVQ
- a CDS encoding tetratricopeptide repeat protein, whose protein sequence is MALLFSACSSPSPSTTPITKEAALVRITEQLAALSPVLKQTLEHSPVRRFHYVDKSEVSEAKPLEEAALTLSESPDLLNTLTETTLIAVSTGSTPDKAIRIDQLKALLQTHPNLDLGWLWLSSLQQDYTQAEASLSKAIALNGQVGYYYRRRALLYSLLKNYSAAERDSQQALKLYHDRTKVYSELADTYAMMEDDQRFAETSDLRLAELQSQLARIEKTNQRDWMQQDSIRRLREEIGYGHLSKAMHFIERRNQPAIGCVDLAKAATYGVEEATALQKRYCR
- a CDS encoding methylmalonyl-CoA mutase family protein — translated: MSVAPAAPYKPKNHIRIVTAAALFDGHDAAINIMRRIIQSSGAEVIHLGHNRSVQEIVDCAIQEDAQAIAITSYQGGHNEYFKYMHDLLKERGAGHIRLFGGGGGVILPTEIEDLHAYGIEQIYSPDAGRAMGLQGMINDLLQRCDFPTGQNLNGEVTHVKEKDARSIGRLISAAENFPDEFARVKDQLIADFQKAEGGSDQRLDSSVTKTPILGITGTGGAGKSSLVDELVRRFLMDFPEKTIAIISVDPSKRKTGGALLGDRIRMNSINSPRVYMRSLATRQSNLALSKYVQDAVDVVRAAEFDLIILETSGIGQSDTEIIEHSDASLYVMTPEYGAATQLEKIDMLDFADVIALNKFDKRGALDALRDVRKQYQRNHGYWDQPLDEMPVFGTIASQFNDPGMNRLYRAILSMIETKTGVPFASQLATTKEDSEKIYIIPPHRTRYLSEIAETNRQYDQWVLKQADTAQQLYGIKQAIGAVQSVGNAAAGPGSGNGGHESESGSLVAGLERTFEEVKLRLDGQNWKLLETWPQKVAAYKAPEFVFKVRDKEIRIQTHTTSLSNQQIPKVSLPRYTAWGDLLRWQLQENVPGEFPYTAGVFPFKREGEDPTRMFAGEGGPERTNRRFHYVSMGLPAKRLSTAFDSVTLYGEDPDLRPDIYGKIGNAGVSIACLDDAKKLYSGFNLANPSTSVSMTINGPAAQLAAFFMNAAIDQQCELYIKEQGLEAEVEAKINQIYADKGLERPRYQGELPQGNDGLGLMLLGVTGDQVLPADVYETIKKRTLSQVRGTVQADILKEDQAQNTCIFSTEFALRLMGDVQEYFIKEKVRNFYSVSISGYHIAEAGANPLTQLALTLSNGFTFVEYYVSRGMSVNDFAPNLSFFFSNGIDPEYAVIGRVARRIWAKAMKLKYGADARSQMLKYHIQTSGRSLHAQEIDFNDIRTTLQALYAIYDNCNSLHTNAYDEAITTPTEESVRRAMAIQLIINRELGLAKNENPLQGSFIIEELTDLVEEAVLMEFDRITERGGVLGAMETMYQRGKIQEESMHYEMLKHTGEYPIIGVNTFLSSKGSPTVVPAEVIRATEEEKQYQIEMLQNLHTRNADQTEARLKQLQQVAIANGNLFAELMETVKYCSLGQITNALFEVGGQYRRNM